From the genome of Nicotiana sylvestris chromosome 2, ASM39365v2, whole genome shotgun sequence, one region includes:
- the LOC104213712 gene encoding uncharacterized protein — translation MEKKKEVIRLERESVIPVLKPRLIMALADLIEHSSDRAEFLKLCKRVEYTIHAWYLLQFEDLMQLYSLFDPVNGAKKLEQQKLSPEEIDVLEQNFLTYLFQIMNKSNFKIASDEEIDVARSGQYLLNLPITVDESKLDKKLLEKYFAEHPREDLPEFTDKYVIFRRGIGIDRTTDYFFMEKVDMIIGRTWAWILRKTRIDRLFSRRSSSRRKKDPKKDDEINSEAEDHDLYVERIRIQNMELSLRSLLSKITIQEPTFDRIIVVYRRAGTSSQSDRGIYVKHFRHIPMADLEIVLPEKKNPSLTPMDWVKFLVSAIVGLVAVVGSLELPKADIWVIFAVLSTVIGYCAKTYFTFQQNMATYQNLITQSMYDKQLDSGRGTLLHLCDDVIQQEVKEVIISFFILMEQGKATLQDLDLRCEELLKEEFGVSCNFDVDDAVQKLDKLGIVVRDTIGRYYCVGLKRANEIIGTTTEELVLKAKQGATSP, via the exons atggagaagaagaaagaggtgATCCGTTTGGAGCGCGAGTCTGTTATTCCAGTCCTCAAACCCAGGCTCATCATGGCCCTCGCCGACCTTATAG AACATAGTTCTGACCGGGCTGAATTTCTGAAGCTTTGCAAGAGGGTTGAGTACACAATTCATGCTTGGTATCTTCTACAATTTGAGGATCTCATG CAATTATACTCTTTGTTTGATCCTGTGAACGGGGCTAAAAAGTTGGAACAGCAGAAGTTATCTCCAGAAGAGATTGACGTTCTTGAACAGAATTTCTTGACATATTTGTTTCAG ATTATGAACAAAAGCAATTTTAAAATAGCTAGTGATGAAGAGATTGATGTTGCACGTTCAGGACAGTATCTTCTAAATCTTCCAATCACTGTTGATGAATCTAAG CTTGACAAAAAACTTTTAGAGAAGTATTTTGCAGAGCATCCTCGTGAGGACCTTCCAGAGTTTACTGACAAG TACGTAATTTTTCGGCGCGGCATTGGAATTGATAGGACTACTGATTACTTTTTCATGGAAAAAGTGGACATGATTATTGGACGCACTTGGGCATGGATTTTGAGAAAAACAAG GATTGATAGACTGTTTTCGAGGAGATCAAGTTCACGGCGCAAAAAGGATCCGAAAAAAGATGATGAGATCAACAGTGAAGCAGAAGATCATGACTTATATGTTGAACGTATCCGCATTCAAAATATGGAACTCAG TTTACGTAGTCTGCTGAGCAAGATAACAATTCAAGAACCTACTTTTGACAGGATAATTGTTGTCTACAG ACGAGCTGGTACCTCATCACAATCTGATCGAGGAATTTATGTGAAGCATTTCAGACACATCCCAATGGCTGACCTGGAAATTGTCCtt cCAGAGAAAAAGAATCCCAGTTTAACTCCAATGGATTGGGTCAAATTCCTTGTGTCTGCAATAGTTGGTCTG GTAGCTGTTGTGGGTTCGCTTGAATTGCCTAAAGCTGATATCTGGGTCATATTTGCTGTTCTCTCCACGGTGATAGGCTATTGTGCAAAGACATACTTCAC GTTTCAACAAAATATGGCTACATATCAGAACTTGATTACCCAGTCAATGTATGATAAACAGCTAGATAGTGGAAGGGGTACTCTTCTCCATTTGTGCGATGATGTGATTCAGCAAGAA GTAAAGGAAgttattatttcatttttcattttgatGGAACAGGGTAAAGCTACTTTGCAG GATCTTGATCTGCGGTGCGAGGAATTGCTAAAAGAAGAGTTCGGTGTAAGCTGTAATTTTGATGTAGATGATGCTGTTCAGAAACTAGATAAATTAGGCATTGTTGTTCGG GATACGATTGGAAGGTACTATTGTGTTGGTCTCAAGCGTGCAAATGAGATAATTGGGACCACTACGGAAGAGCTTGTCCTCAAAGCAAAGCAGGGTGCCACTTCTCCTTGA